The Candidatus Phaeomarinobacter ectocarpi genome includes a region encoding these proteins:
- the groEL gene encoding chaperonin GroEL, translated as LQSMLPILEAVVQSSRPLLIIAEDIEGEALATLVVNKLRGGLKIAAVKAPGFGDRRKAMLEDIAVLTGGQVISEDLGIKLETVTLDMLGTSKKVRITKDDTTVVDGAGKKGDIESRVAQIRNQIEETTSDYDREKLQERLAKLAGGVAVLRVGGATETEVKERKDRVDDALNATRAAVEEGIVPGGGTALLSTTKAINAVIDNAENHDQQAGVKIVLRAIQAPIRQIAENAGVEGSIVVGKVLEGKGVGFGFNAQTEEYGNLVEMGVIDPVKVVRHALQDAASVAGLLITTEAMVADKPEKNGGGAPAMPDMGGMGGMGGMM; from the coding sequence CTGCAGTCCATGCTGCCGATCCTGGAAGCTGTTGTGCAATCTTCACGTCCGCTGCTGATCATTGCAGAAGACATTGAAGGCGAAGCGCTGGCGACCCTCGTGGTCAACAAGCTGCGTGGCGGCCTGAAGATTGCTGCCGTCAAGGCACCTGGCTTCGGCGACCGTCGCAAGGCCATGCTTGAAGACATCGCTGTTCTCACAGGCGGCCAGGTCATCTCTGAAGACCTCGGCATCAAGCTGGAAACGGTGACCCTCGACATGCTCGGCACGTCCAAGAAGGTCCGCATCACCAAGGACGACACCACCGTCGTTGATGGCGCTGGCAAGAAGGGCGACATCGAAAGCCGTGTGGCCCAGATCCGTAACCAGATCGAGGAAACAACATCTGATTACGATCGTGAAAAGCTTCAGGAACGTCTTGCCAAGCTTGCAGGCGGTGTTGCCGTTCTGCGCGTTGGTGGTGCAACTGAAACAGAAGTGAAAGAGCGTAAGGACCGTGTTGACGATGCGCTCAACGCAACCCGCGCTGCTGTTGAAGAAGGCATCGTGCCAGGTGGTGGTACGGCTCTGCTGTCCACGACCAAGGCCATCAACGCTGTCATCGACAACGCTGAAAACCACGACCAGCAGGCTGGTGTGAAGATCGTTCTTCGCGCCATCCAGGCTCCGATCCGCCAGATTGCCGAAAATGCCGGCGTTGAAGGCTCGATCGTTGTGGGCAAGGTGCTTGAAGGCAAGGGCGTGGGCTTCGGCTTCAACGCACAGACCGAAGAGTACGGCAACCTCGTTGAAATGGGCGTCATCGACCCCGTCAAGGTTGTGCGCCACGCTCTGCAGGACGCAGCCTCCGTTGCCGGCCTGCTGATCACCACAGAAGCCATGGTTGCGGACAAGCCGGAGAAGAACGGCGGCGGCGCACCGGCAATGCCGGACATGGGCGGCATGGGTGGCATGGGCGGCATGATGTAA
- a CDS encoding TCP-1/cpn60 chaperonin family protein — MAKEVKFGSEAREKMLQGVDTLANAVKVTLGPKGRNVVIDKSFGSPRTTKDGVSVAKEIELEDKFENMGAQLIREVASRTNDEAGDGTTTATVLAQAIVREGAKSVAAGMNPMDLKRGIDLATSAAIADLKKRSKKVKGTEEIAQVGTISANGESEIGEL, encoded by the coding sequence ATGGCTAAAGAAGTCAAATTTGGTTCCGAAGCCCGTGAAAAGATGCTCCAGGGCGTCGATACACTGGCAAACGCTGTAAAGGTGACGCTTGGTCCCAAGGGCCGCAACGTCGTCATCGACAAGTCCTTCGGCTCACCACGCACCACCAAGGACGGTGTGTCCGTGGCGAAGGAAATCGAACTGGAAGACAAGTTCGAGAACATGGGCGCACAGCTCATCCGTGAAGTTGCATCCCGCACCAATGACGAAGCTGGTGACGGCACAACAACGGCAACCGTTCTGGCTCAGGCCATCGTCCGTGAAGGCGCCAAGTCTGTGGCTGCCGGCATGAACCCGATGGACCTCAAGCGCGGCATCGACCTCGCAACATCAGCCGCCATTGCAGACCTCAAGAAGCGCTCCAAGAAAGTGAAGGGCACTGAGGAAATTGCACAGGTCGGTACGATTTCAGCCAATGGCGAAAGCGAAATCGGCGAGCTC